A region from the Lolium perenne isolate Kyuss_39 chromosome 4, Kyuss_2.0, whole genome shotgun sequence genome encodes:
- the LOC127292383 gene encoding transcription factor UNE12 isoform X1 codes for MAGQPPQNPEDDFLDQFFSLTNSLSAGGRPSGDQPFSLDLSLDAAADASGGRGGIGDDADKGAYRPPLQDRDAVQLPGLFPPVFGGGLQPPHLRPTHPPQMFHAQQSKQGGSAGGPQPPAPRPKVRARRGQATDPHSIAERLRRERIAERMRALQELVPNTNKTDRAAMLDEILDYVKFLRLQVKVLSMSRLGGAGAVAQLVADIPLSVKGEASDSGTKQQIWEKWSTDGTEKQVAKLMDEDIGAAMQFLQSKALCMMPISLAMAIYDTQHSQDGQPVKPEPNATS; via the exons ATGGCCGGGCAGCCGCCGCAGAACCCGGAGGACGACTTCCTCGACCAGTTCTTCTCCCTCACCAACTCCCTCTCCGCCGGCGGCCGCCCCTCCGGCGACCAGCCCTTCTCCCTCGACCTCAGCCTCGACGCGGCGGCGGACGCCTCCGGGGGCAGGGGAGGCATCGGAGACGATGCCGACAAGGGG GCTTATCGCCCGCCTCTGCAGGACCGGGACGCCGTGCAGCTCCCCGGCCTCTTCCCGCCGGTCTTCGGCGGTGGCTTGCAACCGCCGCACCTTCGCCCCACCCATCCTCCCCAG ATGTTCCACGCGCAGCAGTCGAAGCAGGGTGGATCAGCCGGTGGGCCGCAGCCTCCGGCGCCGAGGCCCAAGGTGCGAGCGCGTCGAGGCCAGGCGACCGATCCCCACAGCATAGCAGAGAGG CTAAGAAGAGAGAGAATAGCGGAAAGGATGAGGGCCCTACAGGAATTGGTCCCCAATACAAACAAG ACAGATAGGGCAGCAATGCTAGATGAGATCCTAGATTATGTGAAGTTCCTTAGGCTTCAAGTGAAG GTTTTAAGCATGAGCAGAttgggtggtgctggtgctgtcgCGCAGCTGGTTGCTGACATTCCACTTTCAGTTAAG GGGGAAGCAAGCGATAGTGGAACCAAACAGCAGATTTGGGAAAAGTGGTCAACGGATGGCACAGAAAAGCAGGTAGCAAAGCTAATGGACGAGGACATCGGTGCCGCAATGCAATTTCTCCAATCCAAGGCACTCTGCATGATGCCAATCTCTCTTGCCATGGCAATCTATGACACACAACATTCACAAGATGGCCAACCAGTGAAGCCTGAACCGAATGCTACTTCCTAG
- the LOC127292382 gene encoding auxin-responsive protein IAA14: protein MEIIDAELRLGPPGSGGDLAFGASAAQKKRPSSSSVAAAARSEASGTDDHDATPASKVQVVGWPPVGAYRKSTFQSATSTSTSTADKDKGAGEAAAGKRPGAGGGLYVKVSMDGAPYLRKVDLRTYGGYGELRAALDRLFGCFSSPDASAGQFAVAYEDKDGDLMLAGDVPWDMFICSCKRLRIMRGSEAR from the exons ATGGAGATCATCGACGCGGAGCTGCGCCTCGGCCCGCCCGGCAGCGGCGGCGACCTGGCCTTCGGCGCGTCGGCGGCGCAGAAGAAGCGTCCGTCGTCGTCgtccgtggcggcggcggccaggaGCGAGGCCTCCGGGACCGACGACCACGACGCCACACCGGCTTCCAA GGTGCAGGTGGTGGGCTGGCCGCCGGTGGGCGCGTACAGGAAGAGCACGTTCCAGTCGGCAACGTCCACGTCCACATCCACGGCCGACAAGGACAAGGGCGCCGGCGAAGCGGCAGCCGGGAAGAGACCAGGGGCCGGCGGTGGGCTGTACGTCAAGGTGAGCATGGACGGCGCGCCGTACCTGCGCAAGGTGGACCTGCGGACGTACGGCGGGTACGGCGAGCTCAGGGCCGCGCTCGACAGGCTCTTCGGCTGCTTCTCCTCGCCGGACGCCTCCGCCGGCCAGTTCGCCGTCGCCTACGAGGACAAGGACGGCGACCTCATGCTCGCCGGCGACGTGCCATGGGA CATGTTCATCTGCTCCTGCAAGAGGCTGAGGATCATGAGGGGCTCCGAAGCGCGATGA
- the LOC127292381 gene encoding uncharacterized protein — MAHGGQPRRAPAARRPKPSASSSAPSHDRKRKRASAAKTVTLKNQIRSTERLLRKDLPNDMRVAQEKKLEELKKQQELQNQLAVQRTVQLRDRKIKFFERRKIERMIRRLDKQQRTNGDDASNKLSTLREDLEYVRFFPKNEKYFPLFTGGNTPDIVEKRNAWRKQIKENLMAAAANGKDLEETASDDDALDVSDDDFFMSGSSSDEEADDELTDKSAKEPGGSGRAASGMSSDEKNQRQIDARVLMPPPRSLPPNRARSVDKRAMSSSSNASASTSGNSFKNRRASNASADHNSTLSSNSDAHKPRRKRRPKKKKQA; from the exons ATGGCGCACGGCGGCCAGCCCCGCCGCGCCCCCGCCGCACGCCGGCCCAAGCCGTCGGCGTCCTCCTCCGCGCCCTCCCACGACCGCAAGCGGAAGCGCGCGTCCGCCGCCAAGACCGTCACGCTCAAGAATCAGATCCGCTCCACCGAGCGCCTTCTCCGCAAG GACCTTCCTAATGACATGAGGGTGGCTCAAGAGAAGAAATTGgaagaactaaagaagcagcaagaACTTCAGAATCAACTGGCTGTTCAGCGAACAGTGCAGTTGAGAGATAGAAAGATAAAGTTCTTTG AGAGGCGAAAGATTGAGAGGATGATAAGGCGCCTTGACAAACAGCAACGTACAAATGGTGATGATGCCAGCAACAAGCTGTCGACATTGCGCGAAGATCTCGAATACGTTAGA TTTTTCCCAAAGAATGAGAAATATTTCCCTCTGTTCACTGGGGGGAATACCCCAGATATTGTAGAAAAGAGGAATGCATGGCGTAAGCAGATCAAGGAGAATCTCATGGCTGCTGCAGCAAATGGAAAGGACTTAGAAG AGACAGCAAGTGATGATGATGCCTTGGATGTGAGTGATGATGACTTCTTCATGTCTGGAAGTTCAAGCGATGAAGAGGCAGATGATGAGCTGACCGACAAAAGTGCAAA AGAACCGGGTGGCTCAGGCAGGGCAGCGTCTGGTATGTCAAGCGATGAAAAGAACCAG CGGCAGATAGATGCTCGAGTTCTTATGCCACCACCTCGCTCATTACCACCTAATAGAGCTAGATCTGTGGATAAACGTGCGATGTCCAGCTCTAGCAATGCTTCGGCCAGCACAAGTGGCAACTCGTTCAAAAACAGGAGAGCATCAAATGCGTCGGCAGATCACAACAGCACTCTTAGTTCAAATTCTGATGCTCACAAGCCGCGTCGGAAAAGGAGACCTAAGAAAAAGAAGCAG GCATGA
- the LOC127292383 gene encoding transcription factor UNE12 isoform X2, with amino-acid sequence MAGQPPQNPEDDFLDQFFSLTNSLSAGGRPSGDQPFSLDLSLDAAADASGGRGGIGDDADKGDRDAVQLPGLFPPVFGGGLQPPHLRPTHPPQMFHAQQSKQGGSAGGPQPPAPRPKVRARRGQATDPHSIAERLRRERIAERMRALQELVPNTNKTDRAAMLDEILDYVKFLRLQVKVLSMSRLGGAGAVAQLVADIPLSVKGEASDSGTKQQIWEKWSTDGTEKQVAKLMDEDIGAAMQFLQSKALCMMPISLAMAIYDTQHSQDGQPVKPEPNATS; translated from the exons ATGGCCGGGCAGCCGCCGCAGAACCCGGAGGACGACTTCCTCGACCAGTTCTTCTCCCTCACCAACTCCCTCTCCGCCGGCGGCCGCCCCTCCGGCGACCAGCCCTTCTCCCTCGACCTCAGCCTCGACGCGGCGGCGGACGCCTCCGGGGGCAGGGGAGGCATCGGAGACGATGCCGACAAGGGG GACCGGGACGCCGTGCAGCTCCCCGGCCTCTTCCCGCCGGTCTTCGGCGGTGGCTTGCAACCGCCGCACCTTCGCCCCACCCATCCTCCCCAG ATGTTCCACGCGCAGCAGTCGAAGCAGGGTGGATCAGCCGGTGGGCCGCAGCCTCCGGCGCCGAGGCCCAAGGTGCGAGCGCGTCGAGGCCAGGCGACCGATCCCCACAGCATAGCAGAGAGG CTAAGAAGAGAGAGAATAGCGGAAAGGATGAGGGCCCTACAGGAATTGGTCCCCAATACAAACAAG ACAGATAGGGCAGCAATGCTAGATGAGATCCTAGATTATGTGAAGTTCCTTAGGCTTCAAGTGAAG GTTTTAAGCATGAGCAGAttgggtggtgctggtgctgtcgCGCAGCTGGTTGCTGACATTCCACTTTCAGTTAAG GGGGAAGCAAGCGATAGTGGAACCAAACAGCAGATTTGGGAAAAGTGGTCAACGGATGGCACAGAAAAGCAGGTAGCAAAGCTAATGGACGAGGACATCGGTGCCGCAATGCAATTTCTCCAATCCAAGGCACTCTGCATGATGCCAATCTCTCTTGCCATGGCAATCTATGACACACAACATTCACAAGATGGCCAACCAGTGAAGCCTGAACCGAATGCTACTTCCTAG